In Camelina sativa cultivar DH55 chromosome 17, Cs, whole genome shotgun sequence, the genomic stretch atagtaacatatattaaatcaagattaaggtttgaacaataaataaataaataaaaatatgcagctttttgtccaaagaaaaaaaactatgcaacATATTTATAAAGCCAAACGTTGGTTTTCGATAGTGGCTAGGATGAGTGGTTGTAACCACCAAAAATAGATTATAACCACCATGTTCAAACGCTTTCTCCAATCATGATATCCAACCGCCTTCTCCAAACGACTTGTTGATTGGTCATTATTGGAGTGGCTCATTTGCAAACGAGGCGTTTGGGTGCTTCCAATCAGACCCAAAAAGTGGAAGAAGAGCTATTgactattttcttatttaatttcgattgattatttgattttttattaatttttaaatttttataaatattcaatttttgtaaaaatataatagatttttatctaccaaaaaatatataatagatttttaattattataaaatttattttacaattaattatGGACAAGAAAAACACTTAACGGTTCTTAGGGTAATTAATTATTTGGGTAAAGCAAAACTCGTAATCGCTCATAATTTAATTGTCGGCTATCATcgtcctttgcttcttcttcttccacctaaactaagattcATAATTAGGGTTCTGCGCCTTCTACCACGCTGTAATTTTGATTCCTTTcctcttctttagtttttaatttcagGGTCGATATGGAAATTGAGAGTCACGTTTCAGTCCCTGTGAAGAATCTTGTTAAAGCCGAGTTCAAGCTTGGGACAGAGAGCTACACGATTGATTCATCAAACAAGGGTGATACTGTTTTGGACCAATTGGTTTCGATGAAAGTGGAAAGTATGAAGATACTCAAGGATTTTATCACAAAGCATAATGTTCCAGATGATGATGTCCCCGACCAAATCTtgtctgatgatgaagaagaaggtgatgatgatgcttcTCCTGTAGTATGTCCTGTGAAACCCAAGAAGACCAAGATTTGACTTcctttttattcatcactcgttttcttgtctttttcgttttccaTGGATGTTGCATATGTTAGCTGGTGATGTGATATTACAATTAAGTAGTAGATCTTGAACCTTTGTCAAATTTACTGTTTGTGTAACAGTTTTGGTTATTCTAAGCAGAATTATAAGGCTTTGGATCTTGCTAGTTGGAATTTAGAAATGGTAATTGTATTGCTTGAGAAGATCAAATCCATAGAACGATGTAGGCATTATACTAGAAACATAGATGACACATATGGCCTGTGAGTCTTATGTATAGATATTTGTTAGTGTTACAATTAAGTGGTAGACCTTGAACCTTTGTCAAGCTTGCTGTTTGTGCACAGTTTTGTTTATCTAAGAATAATATGAGGACTTAGGTAAAAATATAGAATGGGGTTACTGATTCTTACTGGAAGTTTGTGCCTGCGTTGCGAAGAGCAAAGCCATTGAGAGTTCATTGAGTTATTGGAGAGCTTGGGAACTTCAGTGAGACTGGAAGAACTTAGGAGAACTAGAGGAAATTGCTTGCCTCAATAGACTTAACAGAACCATGGTATTAGGGGCATCGCATTAGATAAATGACTCATAAGCCCTGCGTTTATCTTCGTGTTGGTGTTTCTGTTTGATTGATTCAGGAACTAGTAATGTCTCTCGTTGTAAAATTGCGTTTGCCTGCTCAGTATGTGTAACTTACTAGAGTTGAGTTGGTTGGTAAGAAAAGATACATGACA encodes the following:
- the LOC104758072 gene encoding uncharacterized protein LOC104758072, encoding MEIESHVSVPVKNLVKAEFKLGTESYTIDSSNKGDTVLDQLVSMKVESMKILKDFITKHNVPDDDVPDQILSDDEEEGDDDASPVVCPVKPKKTKI